The Hyphomicrobiales bacterium genome has a window encoding:
- a CDS encoding HTH_17 domain-containing protein: MSKQQMPILMTLPEVAQRWKISIKSVRRLIDAKRLGVIRIGKALRISEAEVVHFERHNSA; encoded by the coding sequence ATGAGTAAGCAGCAAATGCCCATTTTGATGACCCTGCCCGAAGTTGCGCAGCGCTGGAAGATCAGCATCAAGTCCGTGCGCCGCCTCATCGATGCCAAGCGGCTTGGGGTCATCCGCATCGGCAAGGCGCTCAGGATTTCGGAGGCCGAGGTCGTGCACTTCGAGCGTCATAACTCGGCGTGA
- a CDS encoding hypothetical protein (Evidence 5 : Unknown function): protein MKKSPLVNIDYFVSHALNSSHLEDDIQIIINETEQYADGRCWCGYNFRESAEYDQLAVDKGRAVTPQEWRWEFIRRNELYRRIYAFSKLNSGSHTSYSPERIAEDLFGTIYHSDPNLGVLHMRNAAKEWETGRTTSLFCPDFDGTVLSKTKYRPNRIIYSSDRDEKLKFDHPFVFYAAFDPLRDAKEQIDFIKDYLSERQKNLKIAKTHRQFELWPKYLRILDALDAGWGPTEVAHLVESNPEATKASIKQAKSWVLNCLLIL from the coding sequence ATGAAAAAGTCACCGCTCGTAAATATAGACTATTTTGTTTCGCACGCCCTGAATTCGAGTCATCTTGAAGATGACATACAAATTATAATTAATGAAACTGAGCAATACGCCGACGGACGCTGCTGGTGTGGATACAATTTCCGAGAATCCGCAGAGTACGATCAGCTCGCCGTCGACAAGGGAAGGGCGGTGACCCCTCAAGAATGGAGATGGGAATTTATACGTAGAAACGAGCTATATAGACGCATATATGCGTTTTCAAAATTAAACTCTGGATCGCACACCTCGTATAGCCCCGAGCGCATAGCAGAAGACTTATTTGGGACGATATATCACTCAGATCCAAATTTGGGAGTCCTGCATATGCGAAACGCAGCTAAAGAGTGGGAAACAGGAAGAACTACATCGCTATTTTGTCCTGATTTCGACGGAACCGTTCTGTCCAAAACAAAATACAGGCCCAATCGAATAATTTATAGCAGCGATCGCGACGAAAAGCTTAAATTCGATCACCCCTTCGTGTTCTACGCCGCGTTTGATCCGCTTAGAGATGCGAAGGAGCAAATCGATTTTATTAAGGATTATCTATCTGAACGGCAGAAGAACTTGAAAATAGCTAAGACACACCGGCAATTTGAGTTATGGCCTAAATATCTTCGCATCCTTGATGCGCTAGATGCGGGCTGGGGGCCGACCGAAGTCGCCCACCTCGTTGAGAGCAATCCAGAGGCTACCAAAGCATCTATAAAACAAGCGAAGAGTTGGGTGCTCAACTGCTTGCTGATACTTTAA
- a CDS encoding Helix-turn-helix domain protein: MPSSIRSARHKRLAALLTEYRQEAGLHQAVVAKRLGRHQPFIANIESGQRRVDVIELLRLSEVIGFDPMEVIAELLSFEDDE; this comes from the coding sequence ATGCCCTCTTCAATCCGTTCAGCTCGACATAAGCGGCTAGCGGCGCTGTTGACGGAATACCGTCAGGAAGCCGGGCTGCATCAAGCTGTCGTAGCAAAGCGCCTGGGTCGCCATCAGCCGTTCATCGCCAACATCGAAAGCGGACAGCGACGCGTCGACGTTATCGAGCTTTTGAGGCTATCGGAGGTGATCGGCTTCGACCCGATGGAGGTCATCGCTGAATTGCTAAGCTTTGAAGATGACGAATAA
- a CDS encoding membrane hypothetical protein (Evidence 5 : Unknown function): protein MTLNGWHRLLIVLATAWVMGVIGFATLEYHGTQGELRDGFFSCGEPVHPPQPPATRHWDRDCGLFPRRWVAQGLFDDLPPYRRYLNVSRFLLVLLGPEILVGLGIVAICWVVSGFRSAASRSGQSEPNVAPRPPLPAQSELPSQSYTETWLHRLPHRWARNAAIGGGVLAALSTMPLLSGGDGTFVVLMLVGFAVVTLGIAGSGYLCGRWARYSLKAPFMLSPASALARIMSNWLTGAVLLGVLVLAGDVLFGWRKTTPLFEGGVGFRGWGYLIGFFGSWMLAGYLTALVSRWGFRKAIAADRQPASARTSRPPAPHGDSLQREYSVG from the coding sequence GTGACGTTGAACGGCTGGCACCGGCTCTTGATCGTGCTTGCGACCGCATGGGTGATGGGCGTGATTGGCTTTGCCACGCTGGAATATCACGGCACTCAGGGCGAACTCCGCGACGGTTTCTTCTCTTGCGGGGAACCTGTCCATCCGCCGCAACCGCCAGCGACACGCCACTGGGACCGCGACTGCGGCCTTTTCCCAAGGAGGTGGGTGGCACAGGGGTTGTTTGACGATCTTCCTCCCTATCGGCGATACCTCAACGTCTCGCGATTCCTGCTGGTCCTGCTCGGCCCCGAGATACTCGTGGGTCTCGGCATTGTTGCGATTTGCTGGGTCGTGAGCGGCTTCCGTTCGGCAGCTTCGCGAAGTGGTCAGTCTGAACCGAACGTCGCGCCTAGGCCGCCCCTACCAGCTCAATCGGAACTTCCTTCGCAAAGCTATACAGAGACGTGGCTTCACCGATTGCCGCATCGGTGGGCGCGTAATGCCGCAATCGGTGGAGGAGTGCTTGCGGCGCTTTCGACCATGCCGCTTCTGTCCGGAGGCGACGGCACCTTTGTCGTTCTCATGCTGGTTGGGTTTGCGGTGGTCACGCTCGGCATAGCCGGATCGGGATACCTTTGCGGGCGATGGGCGCGGTACAGCCTGAAGGCGCCGTTCATGTTGAGCCCGGCATCCGCCCTTGCTCGGATCATGTCAAACTGGCTGACGGGTGCCGTCCTGCTCGGGGTGTTGGTCCTTGCCGGTGATGTCCTGTTCGGCTGGCGGAAGACCACGCCCCTGTTCGAGGGAGGCGTCGGCTTTCGGGGTTGGGGATATCTGATCGGTTTCTTCGGAAGCTGGATGCTCGCCGGATACCTGACGGCGCTGGTGTCTAGATGGGGATTCCGCAAGGCGATCGCGGCCGACCGGCAGCCTGCCTCGGCCCGCACCAGCCGCCCACCCGCGCCGCACGGCGATTCTCTTCAGCGCGAATACTCCGTCGGCTAG
- a CDS encoding transposase: MRQKSVPEKAPAEQVVKDIRRATRRQFSAEEKIRIVLEGVRGEESIAELCRREGIAASMYYGWSKEFLDAGKRRLAGDTARAATSDEVKELRREAKALKEAVADLTLENRLLKKSMLADGEDDT, encoded by the coding sequence ATGAGACAGAAATCGGTGCCGGAGAAAGCTCCGGCAGAGCAGGTGGTGAAGGACATCCGGCGCGCGACGCGGCGGCAGTTCTCGGCCGAAGAGAAGATCCGCATCGTGCTGGAAGGCGTGCGCGGCGAGGAGAGTATCGCCGAGTTGTGCCGGCGCGAGGGGATCGCCGCGTCGATGTATTACGGCTGGTCGAAGGAGTTCCTCGACGCCGGCAAGCGCCGGCTGGCTGGTGACACGGCACGGGCGGCGACATCTGACGAGGTCAAGGAGCTGCGCCGCGAGGCGAAGGCCCTGAAGGAGGCCGTGGCCGATCTGACCCTGGAAAACCGCCTGCTGAAAAAAAGCATGCTCGCGGATGGGGAGGACGACACATGA